From the genome of Amycolatopsis sp. NBC_01488, one region includes:
- a CDS encoding sigma-70 family RNA polymerase sigma factor, with the protein MNSSRDRDDERITALALAAARGDQRAYEDWVRSTQADVWRFVAHLTDSVVADDLTQETYARAVISLMRFAGRSSSRTWLLSIARRAVVDHFRARSARPQLSGQDWTAATEEQSARSRAAVSGFEEVVEVGLLLRDLDDERREALVLTQLLGYTYAEVAEICGCPIGTVRSRVARAREDLLAARDERGNVM; encoded by the coding sequence GTGAACTCCAGCCGGGATCGTGACGACGAACGGATCACCGCGCTCGCCCTCGCCGCGGCGCGCGGTGACCAGCGCGCCTACGAGGACTGGGTGCGGTCGACGCAGGCCGACGTCTGGCGGTTCGTGGCCCATTTGACCGACTCGGTCGTCGCCGACGACCTGACGCAGGAAACATACGCCCGCGCGGTGATCTCGCTCATGCGGTTCGCCGGGCGGTCGTCGTCGCGGACCTGGCTGCTCTCGATCGCCCGGCGCGCGGTCGTCGACCACTTCCGGGCGCGCTCGGCCCGCCCGCAGCTCTCCGGGCAGGACTGGACGGCGGCCACCGAGGAGCAGTCCGCCCGCAGCCGCGCGGCCGTCTCGGGATTCGAAGAGGTCGTCGAAGTCGGCCTGCTGCTGCGGGACCTGGACGACGAGCGCCGCGAGGCACTCGTGCTGACCCAGTTGCTCGGGTACACCTACGCCGAGGTCGCGGAGATCTGCGGCTGTCCGATCGGGACGGTGCGCTCCCGCGTGGCCCGCGCCCGCGAAGACCTGCTGGCCGCGCGCGACGAGCGTGGCAACGTCATGTGA
- a CDS encoding heavy-metal-associated domain-containing protein, protein MTRTTCGHCASSVREELGELPGVRAVEVDLGTARARRKRFPAAGRRTSPSPAAVGVVRRSGDPAGDGAGPAVPGLAMGFARPGDAGGGVGCVAAAYLWSLYALFFGGAGVIGMRHSRPPCRARPPWPAVPLGHPQQQSVGGSAKGVRPDSGRHRATTHAA, encoded by the coding sequence ATGACCAGGACGACCTGCGGGCACTGCGCCAGTTCGGTCCGCGAGGAGCTCGGCGAGCTGCCCGGCGTTCGTGCGGTCGAGGTGGACCTCGGTACCGCCCGAGCCCGAAGAAAGCGCTTCCCTGCCGCCGGCCGACGCACTTCGCCGTCGCCTGCAGCTGTCGGCGTTGTTCGGCGCTCCGGTGATCCTGCTGGCGATGGTGCCGGTCCTGCAGTTCCCGGCCTGGCAATGGGTTTCGCTCGTCCTGGCGACGCCGGTGGTGGGGTGGGGTGCGTGGCCGCCGCTTACCTGTGGTCGCTCTACGCGTTGTTCTTCGGTGGCGCCGGGGTCATCGGCATGCGCCACTCGAGACCGCCGTGCCGGGCGCGGCCACCGTGGCCGGCTGTGCCTCTCGGTCATCCGCAGCAGCAGTCGGTTGGCGGTTCGGCAAAGGGAGTTCGGCCAGACTCAGGTCGGCATCGTGCCACCACCCATGCGGCGTGA